The Candidatus Nitrosymbiomonas proteolyticus genome has a segment encoding these proteins:
- a CDS encoding 2-oxoisovalerate dehydrogenase produces the protein MSTVSANKAFNKIDFLRLMMLSREGDRREGILLRQSKGWFQVGGLGHEALASLAFSMRPGDYIFPYYRSRALMLARGMTNRDLALAYYAKRDSSSRGRQMPGHFSSRKLNVFSVPTPTGANLIPACGAAWGMKLSNDPSVALASVGDAASRQGEFYEAVSFAVQENLPVVIMVEDNKYGISTPTEKFLPFNLGIINPEIVTHVNARYAEQVYEAGAVAFEKARSGGGPTVLWCDLDRLGSHTSSDDHRVYRDLEEIEEMQKRDPILLLKQELIASGELTEDEFDRIHQELVKEVDEDYQWAEAAEDPRAEDVEAANFGEPAPALKPPLAAGQKTTMVQAINQTLRKALEDDPKVIVFGEDIEDPKGGVFGITKGLSSEFPKQVFNAPLAEATIVGVAVGLAAYGMKPVFELQFVDFISPGWNQVVTNLSTLRWRTFGDWKCPCVIYAPCGAYLPGGSLWHSMSGEGYLAHTTGLKVAMPSAPEDAAGLFWTAIHSDDPTFVLVPKHIFRKQAEVSSVEPVPLGKAKVLREGADVTLVTYGNCTELAEDAARQLESEAGVEIIDIRTIVPCDYETITRSVEKTGRLVVVFEDNRTAGFGQTIVAEMTSVSERWNLFLSPPQVVARKDVPIGFNPIYEYAALPSVEDVVAAIRVTME, from the coding sequence ATGTCCACGGTTTCCGCCAACAAAGCTTTCAACAAGATCGACTTCTTGCGGTTGATGATGCTCAGCCGCGAAGGCGACCGTCGTGAGGGGATCCTGCTGCGGCAAAGCAAGGGTTGGTTCCAGGTTGGGGGCCTGGGCCACGAGGCGCTCGCGTCGCTGGCCTTCAGCATGCGTCCCGGCGACTACATTTTTCCCTACTACCGAAGCAGAGCTTTGATGCTCGCCCGCGGCATGACGAATCGAGACTTGGCGCTGGCCTACTATGCCAAGAGGGACTCGAGCTCGCGCGGCCGCCAGATGCCGGGGCACTTCAGCTCGCGCAAGCTCAACGTCTTTAGCGTGCCCACTCCGACGGGCGCCAACCTGATCCCCGCTTGCGGAGCCGCTTGGGGTATGAAGCTCTCGAACGACCCGTCGGTAGCCCTTGCGAGCGTCGGCGACGCGGCCTCGCGTCAGGGCGAGTTTTACGAAGCGGTCTCCTTCGCCGTTCAAGAGAACTTGCCCGTCGTGATCATGGTTGAGGACAACAAGTACGGGATCTCGACTCCGACGGAGAAGTTCCTGCCCTTCAACCTTGGAATCATCAACCCCGAAATCGTGACCCACGTCAACGCCCGCTACGCCGAGCAGGTGTATGAAGCTGGCGCGGTCGCCTTTGAGAAGGCCCGGTCGGGCGGAGGGCCTACGGTGCTTTGGTGCGATCTTGACCGGCTAGGCAGCCACACGAGCTCCGACGACCATCGGGTCTATCGCGACCTCGAAGAGATCGAGGAGATGCAAAAGCGAGACCCGATCCTTTTGCTCAAGCAAGAGTTGATCGCCTCGGGCGAACTGACCGAAGACGAGTTCGATCGGATTCACCAAGAACTGGTCAAAGAGGTCGATGAGGACTACCAGTGGGCGGAGGCCGCCGAAGACCCGCGCGCCGAGGATGTCGAAGCGGCGAATTTTGGAGAGCCCGCGCCCGCCTTGAAGCCCCCCCTTGCGGCAGGTCAGAAAACGACGATGGTGCAGGCCATCAACCAAACGCTCCGCAAAGCCCTCGAAGACGACCCGAAAGTCATCGTTTTCGGCGAAGACATCGAGGACCCGAAGGGCGGCGTGTTTGGGATCACCAAAGGCCTCAGTTCCGAGTTCCCCAAGCAGGTGTTCAACGCGCCGCTTGCCGAAGCGACCATCGTCGGGGTGGCTGTCGGACTCGCCGCGTACGGAATGAAGCCTGTGTTTGAGTTGCAGTTCGTCGACTTCATCTCGCCGGGCTGGAATCAGGTTGTGACGAATCTGTCCACTCTGCGCTGGCGAACGTTTGGCGATTGGAAATGCCCCTGCGTGATCTACGCGCCCTGTGGCGCTTACCTCCCTGGAGGCTCGCTTTGGCACTCGATGTCGGGTGAGGGATATCTTGCCCACACGACCGGGCTGAAGGTGGCGATGCCGAGCGCGCCCGAAGACGCTGCAGGGCTCTTCTGGACAGCGATCCACTCCGACGACCCCACGTTCGTACTCGTGCCTAAGCACATCTTCCGTAAGCAGGCCGAGGTGAGCTCGGTCGAGCCGGTTCCTTTGGGAAAGGCGAAGGTGCTCCGGGAGGGCGCGGACGTCACGCTGGTGACCTACGGCAATTGCACGGAACTGGCGGAGGACGCCGCGCGGCAACTCGAAAGCGAGGCGGGCGTCGAGATCATCGACATTCGTACTATCGTTCCCTGCGACTACGAAACGATCACTCGGTCGGTCGAAAAGACCGGCAGGCTGGTCGTGGTATTCGAGGACAACCGCACGGCTGGATTCGGGCAGACGATCGTCGCTGAGATGACCTCCGTCTCCGAGCGCTGGAATCTGTTCCTCTCGCCCCCGCAGGTGGTCGCCAGGAAGGACGTTCCCATTGGATTCAACCCCATCTACGAGTACGCGGCCTTGCCTTCGGTCGAGGATGTGGTCGCAGCGATCCGCGTTACGATGGAGTAG
- a CDS encoding D-cysteine desulfhydrase: MPRPDRIELILKPTPCHPLLRASERLGIELWVKRDDLTGFALGGNKGRKLEYLMADVLRTGADVVVASGAAQSNFVRQLGAACARFGIRCVAAVMDLPFYVAAGKPASPGLSKDGGNVLLDAMLGVELRYFEDGDWKDLEVHSIRVAEELASQGLRVYRMAVGGSSVLSALAFREAAQEAQSQGGDFDGIVTPSSSGSTHAGIAYHFAGSSTRVIGISADPDPENVLAHDIAELCAQLDSLLGERRGVRLDQIDLRQDWAGEGYSVPSEAGARANEFLARAEGLFLDPVYTSKAFAGLMELARTGELRGKTLFWHTGGHPTIFTAPGWTASPLEPSESASSQGKGS, from the coding sequence ATGCCGCGCCCTGACCGCATCGAGTTGATCCTCAAGCCAACGCCTTGCCATCCCCTTCTACGCGCGTCCGAGCGGTTGGGAATCGAGCTGTGGGTCAAAAGGGACGATCTAACCGGCTTCGCGCTGGGCGGCAACAAGGGTCGGAAGCTCGAATACCTGATGGCCGACGTGCTTCGAACCGGCGCGGACGTCGTCGTCGCGAGCGGGGCGGCGCAGTCGAACTTCGTGCGCCAATTAGGGGCAGCCTGTGCGAGATTCGGGATCCGCTGTGTCGCCGCCGTCATGGACCTTCCGTTTTATGTGGCGGCTGGGAAACCGGCGTCTCCAGGTCTTTCCAAGGACGGAGGGAACGTCCTTCTGGACGCGATGCTCGGCGTCGAACTCCGGTACTTCGAAGACGGCGACTGGAAGGACTTGGAGGTTCATTCGATCCGGGTCGCCGAAGAACTCGCATCCCAAGGGCTTCGAGTCTACCGGATGGCGGTGGGTGGTTCGTCGGTGCTTTCCGCGCTGGCGTTTCGGGAGGCCGCGCAAGAGGCGCAGTCGCAAGGAGGGGACTTCGATGGGATCGTGACTCCGAGCAGCAGCGGCAGCACCCATGCGGGCATCGCCTACCACTTCGCAGGGTCATCCACGCGGGTGATCGGAATCTCTGCCGACCCTGACCCCGAAAACGTCCTGGCGCACGACATCGCGGAGCTTTGCGCTCAACTCGATTCCCTTCTGGGGGAACGACGCGGGGTCAGGCTGGATCAGATTGACCTCAGGCAAGATTGGGCCGGTGAAGGCTATTCAGTTCCCAGCGAGGCGGGCGCACGAGCCAACGAGTTTCTCGCCCGTGCCGAGGGCCTATTCCTCGATCCCGTTTACACCTCCAAGGCGTTCGCGGGGTTGATGGAGCTTGCCCGCACAGGCGAACTCAGGGGGAAAACGCTCTTCTGGCACACGGGGGGCCACCCGACGATCTTCACCGCGCCTGGTTGGACGGCGAGTCCTTTAGAGCCATCTGAATCAGCGTCGTCTCAGGGTAAGGGCTCGTGA
- a CDS encoding tRNA pseudouridine(55) synthase TruB — protein sequence MLGILLIDKPKGLTSHDVVDLLRARLGIRRVGHAGTLDPLATGLLVVAVGPATRFLQYLSLEPKVYEVEATFGATSTTFDAEGEIEPLGRPPEDLEARIESEIPSFLGVIQQVPPAFSAVKVKGVPLYKRARRGEAVSPSARTVHVAEIETLRAEGPSASLRIVCSGGTYVRSLVNDLGAKVGCGAYVSALRRTRAGSFTVEEAVLPEDASAENLLLLAEALRPMPHFVLSDENRAAALVGRPFAFDAPDSANKVALSDSANRFVGVARVDCGWAHPECILPQEVHS from the coding sequence TTGTTGGGAATCCTCTTGATCGACAAGCCGAAAGGGCTGACTTCCCACGACGTGGTGGACCTCTTACGAGCCCGACTGGGGATCAGGAGGGTCGGCCATGCGGGAACTCTCGACCCGCTCGCGACGGGGCTCCTGGTCGTAGCGGTCGGCCCCGCCACGAGGTTCCTTCAGTACCTTTCGCTGGAACCCAAAGTGTACGAAGTCGAAGCGACCTTTGGAGCAACATCGACGACCTTTGACGCCGAAGGAGAAATCGAACCTTTGGGGAGGCCACCGGAGGACCTCGAGGCGAGAATCGAGTCCGAAATCCCTTCGTTCTTGGGGGTCATCCAGCAAGTCCCTCCCGCTTTCAGCGCAGTGAAGGTGAAGGGAGTTCCGCTCTACAAGAGAGCCAGGCGAGGCGAGGCGGTAAGCCCTTCCGCCCGAACGGTTCACGTCGCTGAAATCGAGACGCTCCGCGCAGAGGGTCCGAGTGCCTCTTTGCGAATCGTCTGCTCCGGCGGAACGTATGTTCGTTCACTGGTGAACGATTTGGGCGCAAAGGTCGGTTGCGGGGCTTACGTATCCGCCCTGCGGAGAACTCGCGCGGGCAGCTTCACGGTCGAAGAGGCCGTTTTGCCCGAGGATGCGAGTGCGGAGAATCTCCTTCTTCTTGCGGAGGCACTTCGACCCATGCCGCACTTCGTGCTTTCTGACGAAAATCGGGCCGCGGCGCTCGTGGGCCGGCCGTTCGCCTTCGACGCGCCCGATTCCGCGAACAAAGTTGCCCTGAGCGACTCGGCCAATAGGTTCGTGGGCGTCGCCCGAGTCGATTGCGGCTGGGCCCACCCTGAGTGCATCCTTCCCCAAGAGGTTCACTCATGA
- a CDS encoding bifunctional oligoribonuclease/PAP phosphatase NrnA produces MTTIRQIPENLVREFDRLVQDSRTALIGTHLNPDGDALGSALAVAFYLESRGLECELVCHHAAPENLRFLPGSERFSTEVSRGSFDFGVILDLDSTDRLGSVANHFETCSRVVVIDHHKPHHEPGDLRIIDESAPATAVILTRLMTQLGAQFSADIAVSLLTGIVTDTGSFRFRNTTPEALAMAALLIESGADINLVSEEVYNRKSLSSLRLLGRILENMRLESGGRIAWATVSFDEFEQNGASDEDTEGFVNELLAVRTVQIAALFREPRRGRVRVSLRSRGDFDVAAVAQEFGGGGHRNAAGISFERDLSQGAADVVERLKSCWESS; encoded by the coding sequence TTGACGACCATTCGCCAGATACCCGAAAACCTGGTGCGGGAGTTCGATCGACTGGTTCAGGATTCCCGCACTGCGCTGATCGGCACCCATCTGAACCCGGATGGCGATGCGCTCGGTTCAGCTCTCGCGGTCGCGTTTTATCTGGAGAGCCGGGGGCTCGAATGCGAACTGGTTTGCCACCACGCCGCCCCTGAGAACTTGAGGTTCCTTCCGGGAAGCGAGCGGTTCAGCACCGAGGTCTCGCGCGGCTCGTTCGACTTCGGGGTGATCCTCGATCTCGATTCCACGGACCGCCTCGGATCCGTTGCCAATCACTTCGAGACTTGCAGCCGGGTGGTCGTGATCGATCATCACAAGCCTCACCATGAGCCGGGCGACTTGCGCATTATCGACGAGTCCGCCCCTGCGACGGCGGTGATCCTGACGAGGCTTATGACGCAGCTTGGGGCCCAGTTTAGCGCCGATATCGCTGTGAGCCTCTTGACGGGGATCGTGACCGATACCGGCAGCTTCCGCTTCCGCAACACGACGCCGGAGGCTCTTGCGATGGCCGCGCTCTTGATCGAATCCGGAGCCGACATCAACCTCGTGAGCGAGGAGGTTTACAACCGGAAATCGCTGTCGAGCCTCAGACTTCTGGGGCGGATTCTCGAAAACATGCGCCTCGAAAGCGGCGGACGGATCGCTTGGGCCACGGTGTCGTTCGATGAATTCGAACAGAACGGAGCGTCCGACGAGGACACGGAAGGGTTTGTCAACGAACTGCTTGCTGTACGGACCGTTCAGATCGCCGCGCTCTTCCGGGAGCCGCGGAGGGGCCGAGTTCGGGTCAGCCTGCGCTCGCGAGGCGACTTCGATGTTGCCGCGGTTGCGCAGGAGTTCGGAGGGGGCGGGCATCGCAACGCCGCCGGTATCTCCTTCGAGCGCGACCTGAGCCAAGGGGCAGCCGACGTGGTAGAACGGCTAAAGAGTTGTTGGGAATCCTCTTGA
- a CDS encoding FAD-binding protein — MSACLPPGAVRRLCGFGRTTCADGYVLCPESVEAALEVLSLAQRAGRNVVLRGAGRSYGDASLLPEAVVIDTCDLARILAWSPDTGRMVCEPGVTLEDICCRAMGEGWWLPVVSGTMKTTVGGALAMNIHGKNAFRAGPFGCHVSSIEVLLPTGRSTELRSNDPAFRAVVGSAGLLGLITKAEIQLKRVLSGRLRVTPISCRNWNDQFRAFEERTDEEYCVSWIDGMARGPTAGRGLFHSARHEDVPHAPSLDWASQQLPARIAGVVPKSTVWRVLRLFNNDPGMRLLNSLKHLGGKRGSGRPYLQSLAEFSFLLDYVPNWELAYGRRGFIQYQSFVPSDSAQAVFESQVGRLQSEGTPSYLCVLKRHGPDEFLFSHGVEGFSLALDIKVPAQGWSHLERVCHALNDEVLQAGGRFYLAKDSTLRATDFARSLGEGAIEEFFRWKREFDPEGVLSSSLARRLGLEPIRVQSPRTQGAM, encoded by the coding sequence ATGAGCGCGTGCTTGCCCCCCGGAGCGGTGAGGAGGCTGTGCGGGTTTGGGCGCACGACTTGCGCCGATGGGTACGTGCTTTGCCCCGAGTCGGTGGAAGCGGCTCTGGAGGTCCTATCGCTCGCGCAAAGAGCGGGCCGAAACGTGGTCTTGCGGGGAGCTGGCCGAAGCTACGGCGACGCCTCTCTCTTGCCCGAAGCGGTCGTGATCGACACCTGCGACCTCGCTCGCATCCTCGCTTGGAGCCCAGATACGGGACGCATGGTCTGCGAGCCTGGCGTGACCCTCGAAGACATTTGCTGCCGCGCGATGGGGGAGGGGTGGTGGCTCCCGGTCGTCAGTGGCACTATGAAGACCACGGTCGGGGGCGCGCTGGCGATGAATATTCACGGCAAGAACGCGTTTCGCGCAGGGCCCTTCGGGTGTCACGTATCGAGCATCGAGGTTCTGCTTCCCACCGGTCGATCGACCGAGCTTCGCTCCAATGATCCGGCGTTTCGAGCGGTCGTAGGGTCTGCGGGACTTTTGGGGCTGATCACGAAGGCGGAGATTCAGCTCAAGAGAGTCCTGAGCGGCCGCCTTCGAGTGACTCCGATCTCGTGCAGGAACTGGAACGACCAGTTTCGGGCCTTCGAAGAGCGCACCGACGAAGAGTATTGCGTGAGTTGGATCGATGGCATGGCTCGGGGACCGACCGCGGGCCGCGGGCTCTTTCACTCCGCGAGGCACGAAGACGTCCCCCACGCGCCAAGCCTCGACTGGGCGAGCCAGCAGCTTCCCGCACGCATCGCTGGTGTGGTTCCGAAGTCCACGGTGTGGCGAGTCTTGCGGCTCTTCAACAACGATCCCGGCATGAGGCTCCTGAACTCTCTCAAGCACCTCGGCGGGAAGCGCGGGTCGGGGCGTCCGTACCTCCAATCGCTGGCGGAGTTCTCGTTCCTACTGGACTACGTTCCGAATTGGGAATTGGCGTATGGGAGACGAGGGTTCATTCAGTACCAAAGCTTTGTCCCTTCCGATTCCGCGCAGGCGGTGTTCGAATCGCAGGTAGGCCGCTTGCAAAGCGAAGGCACGCCGTCCTACCTCTGCGTTCTGAAGCGGCACGGCCCCGATGAGTTCCTTTTCTCGCATGGCGTAGAAGGGTTTTCGCTCGCCCTCGACATCAAGGTCCCGGCTCAGGGGTGGAGCCATCTTGAGCGCGTCTGCCACGCCCTGAATGATGAGGTGCTCCAAGCGGGCGGGAGGTTCTACCTCGCCAAAGACTCCACCTTGCGCGCCACCGATTTCGCTCGGTCGCTGGGCGAGGGGGCGATCGAGGAGTTCTTCCGCTGGAAGCGGGAGTTCGACCCTGAGGGCGTGCTTTCGAGCTCGCTCGCCCGCAGACTCGGCCTCGAACCGATTCGAGTACAATCACCCCGGACTCAAGGGGCTATGTGA
- a CDS encoding short-chain dehydrogenase of various substrate specificity: MPNKWGYEKAIVVGASSGIGLEIARLLATDGCRVAAVARRADRLRKLAEEFPERVLAFEHDVTQFDATRGLFQDITRQLGGLDLVVYAAGAMLPVGRDEFDFEKDQAMFAINVLGCIAWMNEAADRFQGVGAGTLLALGSVAGDRGRAAQPGYNSSKAALATFMEALRNRLAKKGVRVVTIKPGPTRTEMTAHLDTSKMMSPEAVARIALTKSRQTGEHYVKLTHAILFAVLKHIPSWIFRRLKI; encoded by the coding sequence ATGCCGAACAAGTGGGGATACGAAAAAGCGATCGTCGTCGGCGCGTCTTCGGGAATCGGGCTCGAAATCGCCAGGCTGCTCGCTACGGATGGGTGCCGAGTCGCAGCCGTCGCAAGGAGGGCCGACCGGCTGCGCAAGCTCGCCGAGGAGTTCCCTGAGCGAGTCCTTGCGTTTGAGCACGACGTAACTCAGTTCGACGCGACTCGGGGCCTCTTCCAAGACATCACGCGCCAACTCGGGGGCCTGGACCTCGTGGTGTACGCCGCCGGAGCGATGCTCCCCGTCGGGAGGGACGAGTTCGACTTTGAGAAGGACCAAGCGATGTTCGCCATCAACGTCTTGGGCTGCATCGCTTGGATGAACGAGGCCGCGGACAGGTTTCAGGGAGTCGGCGCGGGAACGCTCTTGGCCCTCGGCAGCGTCGCGGGTGACCGGGGACGCGCCGCCCAGCCCGGCTACAACTCCAGCAAGGCGGCGCTCGCCACCTTCATGGAGGCCCTTCGAAACCGATTGGCCAAGAAAGGTGTTCGAGTGGTTACGATCAAACCCGGACCCACTCGAACAGAAATGACGGCGCACCTGGACACCTCGAAAATGATGAGCCCCGAAGCGGTCGCCCGAATCGCTCTCACGAAGTCCAGGCAAACCGGCGAGCACTACGTGAAACTCACTCACGCGATCCTGTTCGCCGTCCTCAAGCACATCCCCAGTTGGATTTTCCGCAGGCTCAAGATATGA
- a CDS encoding decaprenyl-phosphate phosphoribosyltransferase, whose translation MALAPHFRILRPKQWTKNLLVFAALLFTARFGEPGALTSTLVAALAMCLLSSAVYVWNDILDADRDREHPRRKNRPIAAGQVAVPMASILAVLLLGGGVAMMYGLGRGPLWIATAYLLLQFLYNAGGRALAITDVFLIASGFVLRAMLGAAAISASISGWLVFCTGCLALMIGFAKRRSEFVLMGDAKADSRTSLSEYSLKALDSLVLLFAAGAALTYGIYSIESETARKYPALILSAIFVVYGVSRYLVLVFGRDEGGEPEVLLFRDPHMLASVLLFVASAALAMSGVKLPLLET comes from the coding sequence ATGGCTCTCGCGCCGCATTTCCGCATCCTACGACCGAAGCAGTGGACGAAGAACCTGCTGGTCTTCGCGGCGCTCCTTTTCACGGCCAGGTTCGGAGAACCGGGCGCGCTTACCTCGACGCTGGTGGCTGCCCTCGCGATGTGCCTTCTCAGCTCGGCGGTTTACGTCTGGAACGACATTCTCGATGCGGACCGCGACAGGGAGCATCCACGAAGAAAGAACCGGCCGATCGCCGCCGGACAGGTAGCCGTACCGATGGCTTCGATCCTTGCCGTGCTGTTGCTGGGGGGCGGCGTGGCGATGATGTATGGGTTGGGCCGGGGGCCGTTGTGGATCGCCACCGCCTACCTCTTGCTTCAGTTCCTCTATAACGCAGGCGGACGCGCTCTTGCCATCACCGACGTATTCCTCATTGCTTCCGGGTTCGTTCTTCGGGCCATGCTGGGCGCGGCGGCGATTTCGGCCAGCATTTCCGGGTGGCTTGTGTTCTGCACGGGCTGCCTTGCTCTCATGATCGGCTTTGCTAAGCGGCGTAGCGAGTTCGTCCTGATGGGCGACGCAAAGGCGGACTCGCGGACCAGCTTGTCGGAGTACTCGCTCAAAGCGCTCGATTCGCTCGTGCTCCTTTTTGCTGCGGGGGCTGCGCTGACGTACGGAATCTATTCGATTGAGAGCGAAACCGCTCGCAAATACCCGGCGCTGATCCTGAGCGCTATCTTTGTCGTGTATGGGGTGAGCCGGTACTTGGTGCTTGTTTTCGGACGCGATGAGGGCGGCGAACCCGAGGTACTCCTGTTCCGGGATCCCCACATGCTCGCCAGCGTGTTGTTGTTCGTGGCCTCGGCTGCGCTCGCGATGTCTGGGGTGAAGCTGCCCCTCCTGGAGACTTGA
- a CDS encoding nucleotide sugar dehydrogenase, with the protein MKDQILQRIASRKAVVGVVGLGYVGLPLSLQFAESGFPTLGFDIDPTKAETLNRGETYIKHITGERVASAVAGGKLAATSDFSRAKECDALILCVPTPLGTHMEPDMQYVVGSLDSLREGIRADQILSLESTTYPGTTREIVVPQVEQLGFEVGKDVFVAFSPEREDPGNPSFRTATIPKVVGGVTDACREVGVALYGSVIERIVPVSSPEVAEMSKLLENIYRAVNVGLVNELKIVCDAMEIDIWEVIEAASTKPFGFTPFYPGPGLGGHCIPIDPYYLAWRAREFGVRTRFIELAGDVNRRMPDYVVSRLTEALNEQGKALKGANILVLGLAYKKNVDDLRESPAVEILSMLLNKGANARYSDPYFPSIPKMRRHDLQLHSVEVSAEALADQDAVLIATDHDSFDYDLILRHARLVVDSRGRLRGEYPHVRRA; encoded by the coding sequence ATGAAAGATCAGATTCTCCAACGGATCGCCTCCCGCAAGGCTGTGGTGGGCGTGGTCGGACTCGGCTATGTGGGCCTCCCGCTCTCGCTCCAGTTCGCGGAATCGGGGTTCCCGACTCTGGGGTTCGACATCGACCCGACAAAGGCTGAGACGCTCAACCGCGGCGAGACCTACATCAAGCATATCACCGGCGAGCGAGTGGCCTCGGCGGTTGCGGGCGGCAAACTGGCGGCGACCTCCGACTTTTCGCGTGCGAAGGAGTGCGACGCCCTAATCCTCTGCGTCCCCACACCCCTCGGGACGCACATGGAGCCCGACATGCAATACGTCGTGGGTTCGCTCGACTCGCTCCGAGAAGGAATCCGTGCCGACCAGATTCTGAGCCTGGAATCGACGACGTACCCAGGCACCACGCGCGAGATCGTGGTCCCCCAAGTCGAACAGCTTGGCTTTGAAGTCGGAAAGGACGTCTTTGTCGCCTTTTCCCCCGAACGCGAAGACCCCGGCAACCCCAGCTTTCGCACCGCCACGATCCCCAAGGTGGTCGGAGGAGTCACCGACGCTTGCCGGGAGGTGGGCGTCGCTCTCTACGGGTCGGTGATCGAGCGGATCGTCCCAGTAAGCAGCCCCGAAGTCGCGGAGATGTCGAAGCTGCTTGAGAACATCTACCGCGCGGTGAACGTGGGCCTGGTCAACGAACTCAAAATCGTGTGCGATGCGATGGAAATCGACATCTGGGAAGTGATCGAAGCCGCCTCGACCAAGCCGTTCGGGTTCACGCCTTTTTATCCTGGCCCGGGGTTGGGTGGGCACTGCATCCCCATCGACCCCTATTATCTGGCCTGGCGAGCGAGGGAATTCGGAGTTCGGACGCGGTTTATCGAACTCGCGGGAGACGTCAATCGAAGGATGCCGGACTACGTGGTGAGCCGACTCACTGAGGCTCTCAACGAACAAGGGAAGGCGCTCAAGGGCGCCAACATCCTCGTCCTTGGTCTTGCTTACAAGAAGAACGTAGACGACCTGCGCGAGTCGCCCGCCGTCGAGATTCTTTCGATGCTCTTGAACAAGGGCGCGAACGCCCGCTATTCGGACCCTTACTTTCCTTCGATCCCCAAAATGAGGCGCCACGACCTGCAACTGCATTCGGTGGAGGTCTCCGCTGAGGCGCTCGCGGATCAGGACGCCGTGCTCATCGCCACCGATCACGACTCCTTCGACTATGACCTCATTCTCCGACACGCGAGGTTGGTCGTGGATTCTCGTGGGCGTCTTCGAGGGGAGTATCCCCACGTTCGCAGGGCCTAA